One genomic segment of Pagrus major chromosome 13, Pma_NU_1.0 includes these proteins:
- the LOC141007326 gene encoding matrix metalloproteinase-20-like, with translation MRSCSLCMVLSLAVAVYCVPVSKVTRQDEDFSESYLKKFFNLTEEATLRRGISQMTEKLREMQRFFGLEITGKPDADTLKMMKKPRCGNPDTKTASYSIFGDSDKWQKNSLTYRIVNYTPDLPVSEVDDSIEKALQVWAKVTPLRFTRINSGTADIMISFGRGAHGDGFPFDGPDGTLAHAFSPSSGIGGDAHFDEDETFTSKADIGINLFIVAAHEFGHSLGLDHSRDRRALMFPTYSYRNPDTFVLPQDDVNGIQSLYGSTNTPTKTTTNTATKTTTITTTPTTTTTTTTPDVCDPTMVWDAVATLQGEMLFFKDSFVCAKNPQNNTLKKSLITDFWPNAPININAAYENPKSGRILLFKGRRVWAYSDHGLVSGYPKRIRKRFRLPRRVRKIDAALHDEEYGKTLFFVGDSYYSYDEARRTMDRGFPKRVDQTFSGLTGKVTAAFQYRANCGAVPTTSPSQEEISKDYLSRFYSDVGVNAPNSIWRNSLDSFDETLRKMQEYFGLEVSGQLDSNTLEVMIQPRCGVPDVSRYGHYAGRPKWEKSVITYRISHYTPDLSPTVVDATIAQALRLYSDVIPLDFKRINSGTADIMIMFSRRAHGDFAPFDGEMGILAHAFSPGEGLGGDTHFDEDETWTLTSAGVSLFLVAAHEFGHALGLDHSKVKTALMYPTYKYVPIAGYKLPDDDRQGVQALYGVRGTSPQPDPNPQPTPEAKPQPTPEPTSEPLPDRCSRNLIFDAATNIQRNLYFFKDGHFWKRSSSWDGITMKTIQSAWPGISKVDAAYEYKRSNTAIFFEGDHYWGVRENTVLPGYPKPLSDFGLPSSVTKVDAAVYVKFIGRTLIFVRNKYWSYNERRGRMDGGFPKFIHRELPGIGYRVDAAFANRGYLYFTYGSRQTEYHYQRRKAMRTLLNYAWMDCK, from the exons ATGAGGTCTTGCAGTCTGTGCATGGTACTGAGCTTGGCAGTTGCAGTTTACTGCGTGCCAGTATCAAAAGTTACTAGGCAAGATGAGGATTTTTCAGAg AGCTACCTGAAGAAATTCTTCAACCTAACAGAGGAGGCTACTCTCAGACGGGGGATCAGCCAGATGACCGAGAAGCTGAGAGAGATGCAGAGATTCTTTGGTCTCGAGATCACCGGGAAGCCGGATGCTGACACcttgaagatgatgaagaagccCCGCTGTGGCAATCCAGACACCAAAACAGCTAGTTACTCCATATTTGGAGATAGTGACAAGtggcagaaaaacagccttACCTACAG GATAGTGAACTACACACCTGACTTGCCTGTGTCAGAGGTGGATGACTCCATAGAGAAAGCTCTGCAGGTTTGGGCCAAAGTCACTCCTCTCAGATTCACAAGAATCAACAGCGGCACAGCTGACATCATGATCTCCTTCGGCCGCGGAG CACATGGTGATGGTTTCCCCTTTGATGGCCCTGATGGCACTCTTGCTCATGCCTTCTCCCCATCCTCTGGCATTGGAGGAGATGCTCATTTTGATGAAGATGAGACCTTCACTTCAAAGGCAGACATAG GCATCAACCTCTTCATTGTGGCTGCCCATGAATTTGGCCACTCCCTGGGTTTGGATCACTCTCGAGATCGCAGGGCTCTCATGTTCCCTACGTACTCATACAGAAACCCTGACACCTTCGTTCTACCCCAGGATGACGTCAACGGCATCCAGTCTCTCTATGGTT CCACCAACACCCCCACCAAAACCACCACCAACACTGCCACCAaaaccaccaccatcaccaccacccccaccaccaccaccaccaccaccactcccGATGTCTGTGATCCAACCATGGTCTGGGACGCTGTTGCCACCCTGCAAGGAGAAATGCTCTTCTTCAAGGACAG CTTCGTCTGTGCCAAGAACCCTCAGAACAATACACTTAAGAAAAGTCTCATCACAGACTTCTGGCCCAATGCTCCCATCAACATCAACGCTGCTTATGAAAACCCAAAGTCAGGCAGAATCCTTCTCTTTAAAG gtcGCAGAGTGTGGGCCTACTCTGACCATGGCCTTGTAAGTGGTTATCCTAAAAGAATAAGAAAGAGGTTTCGTCTGCCAAGAAGAGTGAGGAAAATTGATGCGGCCCTTCATGATGAGGAATATGGCAAGACTCTGTTCTTTGTGGGCGACTCCTACTACAG TTATGATGAGGCCAGAAGGACTATGGACCGAGGATTCCCAAAGCGGGTGGATCAGACCTTCTCCGGCCTGACTGGCAAGGTGACTGCAGCTTTCCAGTACAGAG CAAACTGTGGAGCCGTGCCCACCACTTCACCCAGCCAAGAAGAGATCTCTAAA GACTACCTGTCTCGGTTTTACTCTGATGTGGGTGTCAATGCCCCCAACAGCATCTGGCGCAACTCTCTGGATTCCTTTGACGAAACTCTCAGGAAAATGCAGGAGTATTTTGGCCTGGAGGTGTCTGGCCAGTTAGATTCCAACACCTTGGAGGTGATGATTCAACCCCGCTGTGGTGTCCCAGATGTGAGCAGATATGGTCATTATGCTGGTCGACCAAAGTGGGAGAAGTCTGTGATCACATACAG GATAAGTCACTACACACCCGACTTGAGTCCAACTGTTGTGGATGCCACCATAGCCCAGGCCCTGAGACTCTACAGTGACGTAATCCCTCTGGATTTCAAGCGGATCAACAGCGGCACTGCTGACATTATGATCATGTTCAGCAGGAGAG CCCATGGAGATTTTGCTCCATTTGATGGGGAAATGGGGATCTTGGCCCATGCATTCTCCCCCGGAGAAGGCCTCGGAGGTGACACCCATTTTGATGAAGATGAGACCTGGACTCTGACCTCAGCAG GAGTCAGCCTGTTTTTGGTGGCAGCCCATGAGTTTGGCCATGCACTTGGATTAGACCACTCTAAGGTCAAGACAGCCCTGATGTATCCCACCTACAAATATGTTCCCATAGCGGGGTACAAGCTACCAGATGATGACAGACAGGGAGTACAGGCTCTTTACG GAGTCCGAGGAACATCACCTCAACCTGATCCAAATCCACAGCCTACACCTGAGGCAAAACCACAACCCACACCTGAACCCACATCAGAACCTCTTCCAGACAGGTGCAGCAGGAACCTGATTTTTGATGCCGCAACGAACATCCAAAGGAATCTTTACTTCTTCAAAGATGG ACATTTCTGGAAGAGGAGCAGCTCCTGGGACGGCATCACTATGAAGACAATTCAATCTGCTTGGCCTGGAATCAGCAAAGTTGATGCTGCTTATGAGTACAAGAGAAGCAATACTGCCATTTTCTTTGAAG GGGATCATTACTGGGGGGTCAGAGAGAACACGGTCCTGCCTGGTTATCCCAAACCTCTCAGCGACTTTGGCTTGCCTTCATCTGTCACCAAGGTCGACGCTGCTGTCTATGTGAAATTCATAGGCAGAACCCTGATCTTTGTGAGGAACAAATACTGGAG CTACAATGAAAGGAGGGGCAGAATGGATGGTGGGTTCCCCAAATTCATTCACAGAGAGCTCCCTGGGATTGGCTACAGAGTGGACGCTGCCTTTGCAAACAGAG GTTACCTTTACTTTACCTATGGATCCCGGCAGACAGAGTACCACTACCAGCGTAGAAAAGCAATGCGCACTCTGCTGAACTACGCATGGATGGATTGCAAATGA
- the LOC141007186 gene encoding collagenase 3-like has product MKTFNLSVLLSLAVAVYCVPIQQVTVQDEQLAESYLRKFFNLTDETGPTIRRGFSPLITKLSEMQKFFGLQITGTLDGDTLEMMKKPRCGVPDAHIGEFSTFPNGPKWRKNSLTYRIENYTPDMSVAEVDHSIEKALQVWAKVTPLRFTRIYSGTADIMISFGRLYHGDYYPFDGPGQILAHAFAPGPGIGGDAHFDDDETFTFRSNTGYVLFIVAAHEFGHSLGLSHSDDPGALMYPMYSYQNPDTFVLPRDDVNGIQSLYGPNPDTDPVQPDPEPPTTPDACDSTMVLDAVATMRGEMLFFKDSFFWRSYPQSNTPQQTLITNFWPNAPINIDAAYESQQLDSVLLFKGRKVWAFSGYDLVSGYPKPLSSFGLPKTIKKVDAALYDAHSGKTLFFVGSNYYSYDEARKTMDQGFPKPVDQTFSSMTGKVTAAFQYRGFTYLYSGPYMFEFSQRSKRLFRVLRNSYFLRCTNF; this is encoded by the exons ATGAAGACTTTCAATCTGAGCGTTCTACTAAGCCTGGCAGTCGCAGTTTACTGCGTGCCAATACAGCAGGTTACTGTGCAGGATGAACAGTTGGCAGAG AGCTACCTGAGAAAATTCTTCAACCTAACGGACGAGACCGGCCCGACTATCAGACGGGGGTTTAGCCCGCTGATCACGAAGCTGAGTGAGatgcagaaattctttggtcTCCAGATCACCGGGACTCTGGATGGTGACACCTTGGAGATGATGAAGAAGCCCCGCTGTGGCGTTCCAGACGCCCACATCGGCGAGTTCTCCACATTTCCAAATGGCCCCAAGTGGCGGAAAAACAGCCTGACATACAG GATAGAGAACTACACACCTGACATGTCTGTGGCAGAGGTGGATCACTCCATAGAGAAAGCGCTGCAGGTTTGGGCCAAAGTCACTCCTCTTAGATTCACAAGAATCTACAGCGGCACCGCTGACATCATGATCTCCTTCGGCCGCCTAT ATCATGGTGATTACTACCCCTTTGATGGCCCTGGTCAGATTCTTGCTCACGCCTTCGCCCCAGGCCCAGGCATTGGAGGAGATGCTCATTTTGATGACGATGAGACCTTCACTTTCCGCTCAAATACTG GCTACGTCCTCTTCATTGTGGCTGCCCATGAGTTTGGCCACTCCCTGGGTTTGTCTCACTCTGATGATCCTGGTGCTCTCATGTACCCTATGTACTCTTACCAAAACCCTGACACCTTCGTTCTGCCCCGGGATGATGTCAACGGCATCCAGTCTCTCTATG GTCCAAACCCTGACACAGATCCTGTTCAGCCTGACCCTGAGCCCCCCACCACCCCTGATGCCTGTGACTCAACCATGGTCCTGGATGCTGTTGCCACCATGCGAGGAGAAATGCTCTTCTTCAAGGACAG CTTCTTTTGGCGTAGCTACCCTCAGAGCAATACACCTCAGCAGACTCTCATCACAAACTTCTGGCCCAATGCCCCCATCAACATCGATGCTGCTTATGAAAGCCAACAACTAGACAGTGTCCTACTCTTTAAAG GTCGTAAAGTGTGGGCTTTCAGTGGCTATGATCTTGTAAGTGGCTATCCTAAACCACTCTCCAGCTTTGGTCTGCCCAAAACCATAAAGAAAGTGGATGCGGCCCTCTATGATGCCCACTCTGGCAAGACACTGTTCTTTGTTGGCAGCAATTACTACAG TTATGATGAGGCCAGAAAGACCATGGACCAGGGATTCCCCAAGCCGGTGGATCAGACCTTCTCCAGCATGACCGGCAAGGTGACTGCAGCTTTCCAGTACAGAG GTTTCACCTACCTCTACAGTGGACCCTACATGTTTGAGTTCAGCCAGAGGAGCAAGAGGTTGTTCCGTGTGCTGAGGAACAGCTACTTCCTGCGCTGCACTAACTTCTAG